In one Sphingobacterium daejeonense genomic region, the following are encoded:
- a CDS encoding thioredoxin-like domain-containing protein, with product MRPVKDRFRGNPNVRFVNISVDLDEQRWKSSVTSGTYSSEGDINLWVGPGKDRAIVRHLGINSYPTQVIVDGNNRVVAMNPPDVRTSSQVPGFIEMVERAIEPKM from the coding sequence ATGCGTCCTGTAAAGGACCGGTTCAGGGGGAATCCCAATGTCAGGTTCGTCAACATATCGGTGGACCTGGATGAACAGAGATGGAAGAGTTCGGTGACCTCCGGAACATATTCCTCAGAAGGCGACATAAACCTCTGGGTAGGTCCGGGAAAAGACCGTGCCATAGTGAGGCACCTGGGGATAAATTCATATCCAACCCAAGTGATAGTGGATGGCAATAACCGAGTGGTAGCCATGAATCCACCGGATGTCCGGACAAGCAGCCAGGTACCGGGATTCATCGAGATGGTCGAGCGTGCCATAGAACCGAAAATGTAG
- a CDS encoding RagB/SusD family nutrient uptake outer membrane protein has protein sequence MMKRSIFYFTALLSLLGCSAEFLEERPNSNVIVPSSPDDFQRLLDNFTAVGYTSALPHLSADEYFITSESDWLSSRSATERNAYVWERDVFGGEVAREDWNAPYRTVFYANSIIDGVQKQTGGLIQGGQYAEVYGQAHFHRARANYDLLKNFSVPFDSLTQSSDLGIPLRRDPSVDALMPRASVQECYASVFADLQQALAHLKSYGPLPERNRPTRLAVFAQLSRIYLYRGEFHLAERYADSVLNRYDRLIDYNSVSTETNTPFSLTNDELILYGATNSYNNASQLNQGGTVFVDTSLMALYDTGDLRRSVFFREVLPGRHIVKRGYNGSGLSPFNGLAVDEVLLIKAECLVRRGHLHGAEVLYNRLRKHRYSLGSYASTTFLEASSALELVLLERRKELVWRGIRWDDIKRLNGRGAGLVLRRTLGGKVHTLEPTSGRYVFNIPQDEINRSGIAQNER, from the coding sequence ATGATGAAAAGATCAATATTTTATTTTACAGCACTGCTCTCGCTGCTGGGATGCTCGGCAGAATTCCTGGAAGAGAGGCCCAACAGTAACGTCATCGTTCCTAGCTCACCGGATGATTTCCAGCGGCTGCTGGACAACTTTACGGCCGTGGGCTATACCAGCGCACTTCCCCACCTGAGCGCGGACGAATATTTCATAACCTCAGAATCGGACTGGCTCTCCAGCAGGTCGGCCACCGAGCGCAATGCCTATGTCTGGGAGCGGGACGTTTTTGGAGGGGAGGTCGCAAGGGAAGACTGGAACGCTCCCTACAGGACCGTTTTCTACGCCAACAGCATAATCGATGGGGTACAGAAGCAGACCGGTGGCCTCATCCAGGGCGGCCAGTACGCTGAGGTCTACGGACAGGCCCATTTTCACAGGGCAAGGGCAAATTATGACCTGCTCAAGAACTTCTCTGTACCCTTCGACTCACTCACCCAGTCATCGGATTTGGGCATACCCCTGCGCAGGGACCCTTCGGTCGATGCCCTGATGCCAAGGGCCAGCGTTCAGGAGTGCTACGCTTCGGTCTTTGCAGATCTACAGCAGGCACTCGCTCACCTGAAGAGCTATGGACCGCTCCCAGAGAGGAACAGGCCCACCAGGTTGGCCGTCTTTGCGCAGCTCTCAAGGATATATCTGTACAGGGGAGAGTTCCATCTGGCAGAGAGGTATGCCGACAGCGTCCTGAATCGCTACGACAGGCTGATCGATTACAATTCGGTTTCCACGGAAACCAATACACCATTTTCCCTGACCAACGATGAGCTGATTCTGTACGGTGCCACCAACAGCTACAACAACGCATCCCAGCTCAACCAGGGCGGGACGGTGTTCGTGGACACTTCGCTGATGGCGCTGTACGATACGGGAGACCTGAGGCGCAGCGTCTTTTTCAGGGAGGTCCTACCCGGCAGGCACATCGTGAAGAGGGGCTACAACGGGAGTGGGCTCAGCCCGTTCAATGGACTGGCCGTCGATGAGGTCCTGCTCATAAAGGCAGAGTGCCTGGTGCGCAGGGGGCACCTGCATGGCGCGGAGGTCCTCTACAACAGGCTGCGCAAGCACAGGTATTCCCTTGGCTCGTACGCCAGCACAACATTCCTTGAGGCATCCTCTGCCCTTGAGTTGGTCCTGCTGGAGAGGAGGAAGGAACTGGTCTGGAGGGGGATCCGCTGGGACGACATCAAGAGGCTGAACGGCCGTGGCGCAGGCCTCGTGCTCAGACGGACATTGGGCGGAAAGGTACATACCCTTGAGCCCACCTCCGGGAGGTACGTTTTCAATATCCCCCAGGACGAAATAAACAGGAGCGGAATCGCCCAGAACGAAAGATAG
- a CDS encoding TonB-dependent receptor plug domain-containing protein: protein MQNKTLKNAIPKFLIRSSSAVKPFINENYCLKGNFLFPILLTIGFFLLGNQLVAQEHLTMETKGKLATGTVLDAVTGKPVQGVSIRGLEVEAKTDSKGRFQLPSDSSERKISLSHVGYRDTAILLNPSTLPMEIMLVPVANMIEQVEVVSTGYQQIPRERATGSFALVDSRTLQRSPSMNILSRLNGVTNGLLLDRNTGNADGMSIRGRSTLFSSTRPLVVVDNFPYEGDINSLNPSDIESVTVLKDATAASIWGVRSANGVIVITTKKAKETFSAEFSSNLTVSDRPDLFYQKRIGSAELIELESFLFSKGEYTRALNSSYEDVSPVVDLLDRLGKGEISSGRAEGLLQQYAGVDNRKDLSQIFYRPKFEQQYYLGLSSSSRSVRSTMSVGYDRSLKETVSVDQQRLNLRASSQWKDASDRFGAEMNLWYSGNSNRNGNALGFSPRFPYERLLGDDGAPLEVSAAGTLRKSYTDTVGNGMLLDWKYRPVEELRGEWNSYSRSDRNLRYDFGARGAIYRSLALKVNFLSSTGWQDWSTLYDPSSFFVRNMVNQFSSIDPSTGTVTRPVPLGAIMDRGTVRSDSRYGRAQLDWNETLWEDHRLSGLLGAEWRQDRVRSESPGYIYGYDSDLENFAEVDIFSFFPIYHNGDYRRIERYGSLRRQVDNNRSWFGLMSYTFRDNLTVTASARKDASNIFGVSANQKGVPLWSLGTSYSFQDLLGWPPLEGLKLRVTYGYNGNVDKSTTAFLTSVLYQNRNLWGSPADRITNPPNSALRWERVSNLNIGLDFQALGNRFGGFPGILHQARQGPDGKQPHSPSDRGYRVLWQRCPDQDPGHRRPGMGRLGELRGGQVQDRPDL, encoded by the coding sequence ATGCAAAATAAAACTTTAAAAAATGCAATACCTAAGTTTTTGATAAGGAGTTCATCAGCAGTGAAACCTTTCATCAATGAAAATTATTGCCTGAAAGGGAATTTTCTCTTTCCTATCCTTCTAACGATAGGTTTCTTTCTTCTGGGCAATCAGCTGGTCGCCCAAGAACACCTAACAATGGAAACAAAAGGTAAATTGGCCACCGGGACAGTCCTGGATGCCGTTACTGGTAAACCCGTTCAAGGGGTCAGCATCCGGGGACTGGAAGTAGAGGCCAAGACCGACAGCAAGGGACGGTTCCAGCTGCCATCGGACTCTTCCGAACGAAAGATATCTCTGAGCCATGTTGGGTACAGGGATACGGCAATTTTATTGAACCCATCGACCTTACCGATGGAGATCATGTTGGTGCCCGTGGCCAACATGATCGAGCAGGTAGAGGTCGTGAGTACCGGATACCAGCAGATACCCCGCGAAAGGGCTACCGGTAGCTTTGCTCTAGTGGACAGCAGGACCCTGCAGCGCAGCCCGTCCATGAACATTCTTTCCAGGCTGAACGGGGTCACCAACGGGTTGCTCTTGGACAGGAATACGGGCAATGCCGATGGAATGAGCATTCGGGGCAGGAGTACGCTTTTCTCATCAACGAGGCCATTGGTGGTCGTCGATAATTTTCCCTATGAGGGGGATATCAACAGCCTGAATCCAAGTGATATAGAAAGTGTGACGGTGCTGAAGGATGCCACCGCTGCCTCCATATGGGGCGTAAGGTCTGCCAATGGCGTGATCGTGATCACCACCAAGAAAGCAAAAGAGACCTTCAGCGCTGAGTTTTCATCAAATCTCACCGTTTCAGACCGGCCCGATCTTTTCTATCAGAAACGCATAGGGTCCGCGGAGCTGATCGAGCTGGAGAGTTTCCTCTTCTCCAAGGGTGAATACACCCGGGCCCTCAACAGCAGCTACGAGGACGTTTCGCCCGTTGTGGACCTGCTGGATCGCCTGGGAAAGGGTGAGATATCATCCGGCCGTGCAGAAGGCCTTTTGCAGCAGTATGCAGGGGTAGACAACAGGAAGGACCTGTCCCAAATCTTCTATAGGCCAAAATTCGAGCAGCAATATTATCTGGGCCTATCCTCATCGTCCAGATCTGTGCGCAGTACCATGAGCGTGGGATATGACCGTTCCCTCAAAGAAACGGTATCTGTGGACCAGCAGCGATTGAACCTGAGGGCATCCAGCCAATGGAAGGATGCATCGGACAGGTTTGGCGCGGAAATGAACTTGTGGTATTCCGGCAACAGCAACAGAAATGGGAATGCGCTGGGATTTAGTCCCAGGTTTCCCTATGAAAGGCTGTTGGGGGACGATGGGGCTCCCTTGGAGGTTTCAGCTGCCGGAACGCTCAGGAAATCCTATACCGATACCGTGGGAAATGGAATGCTCCTGGACTGGAAATACCGACCCGTGGAGGAGCTTCGGGGCGAGTGGAACAGCTACTCCCGCAGCGACCGCAACCTGAGGTACGATTTTGGTGCAAGGGGAGCCATTTACCGTTCCCTGGCGCTGAAGGTCAACTTCCTCTCCAGCACGGGTTGGCAGGACTGGAGCACACTCTATGACCCAAGTTCCTTCTTTGTGAGGAACATGGTCAACCAGTTTTCCAGCATCGATCCATCCACAGGTACAGTGACCAGGCCGGTCCCCTTGGGCGCGATAATGGACCGAGGGACGGTTCGCTCGGATTCCAGGTACGGGCGCGCGCAGCTAGACTGGAACGAGACGCTCTGGGAAGACCATAGGCTTAGCGGTCTTTTGGGTGCCGAGTGGAGGCAGGACAGGGTCCGTTCGGAGAGCCCCGGTTATATCTATGGATATGACAGTGACCTGGAAAATTTTGCCGAGGTGGACATATTCAGCTTCTTTCCCATATACCATAACGGTGACTACAGGAGGATCGAGCGGTATGGTTCCCTTAGAAGGCAGGTGGACAACAACAGGTCTTGGTTCGGCCTGATGTCCTATACTTTCAGGGACAACCTCACGGTGACCGCAAGTGCACGGAAGGATGCCTCCAACATCTTCGGTGTCTCCGCCAACCAGAAGGGGGTACCGCTATGGTCCCTGGGCACTTCCTACTCCTTCCAGGACCTTTTGGGGTGGCCGCCCCTTGAGGGGCTGAAGTTGAGGGTTACCTATGGCTACAACGGGAACGTCGACAAGAGTACAACGGCATTCCTGACCTCTGTGCTCTACCAGAACAGGAACCTCTGGGGGAGCCCCGCGGACCGGATCACCAATCCGCCAAACAGTGCCCTGAGATGGGAGCGTGTATCCAATTTGAACATTGGCCTCGATTTCCAGGCCTTGGGCAACCGATTTGGGGGGTTCCCTGGAATATTACATCAAGCGCGGCAAGGACCTGATGGGAAACAGCCCCATAGCCCCTCAGACCGGGGTTACCGAGTTCTATGGCAACGTTGCCCGGACCAAGACCCGGGGCATCGACGCCCAGGTATGGGTCGACTGGGTGAGCTCCGGGGCGGCCAGGTTCAGGACAGACCTGATCTATAA
- a CDS encoding TlpA family protein disulfide reductase, which yields MLNLNQKRFSKTITTKNRPSDPFDGSSASWKKIAKAILLTLCFSLFNNQLVVAQDPHESGGDGPNEILPIQAGQTLPESMWEVPLNVTRHPQGKHRVSLNDFRDKKLIILDFWATWCSPCVAMIPKNVALKKKLEKDLEVIMLTDQAKDLVSAFLERVEQ from the coding sequence ATGCTGAATTTGAACCAAAAAAGATTTAGTAAGACGATTACGACCAAGAACCGGCCGAGCGATCCGTTTGATGGTTCCTCCGCTTCTTGGAAAAAGATTGCGAAAGCGATTTTGCTGACCCTATGTTTCAGTTTGTTTAATAATCAGTTAGTAGTAGCCCAAGATCCCCACGAGAGTGGGGGCGATGGGCCCAACGAGATCCTTCCGATTCAGGCAGGACAGACGCTCCCGGAATCCATGTGGGAAGTGCCGCTGAACGTGACAAGGCATCCCCAGGGGAAACACAGGGTAAGTCTCAACGATTTCAGGGACAAGAAACTGATTATCCTGGACTTTTGGGCAACGTGGTGCTCCCCGTGCGTGGCCATGATCCCAAAAAACGTAGCGTTGAAGAAAAAATTGGAAAAGGACCTGGAAGTGATCATGCTCACCGACCAGGCCAAAGACCTTGTGTCGGCTTTTCTGGAACGGGTAGAACAGTAA
- a CDS encoding helix-turn-helix transcriptional regulator, with protein sequence MSPKKINRIREILEEKGLKNKDLIIHFKIKKETVSRWINNKQQPTLNTLNDLAEFLQVDIRDLLYPSEWMNKKS encoded by the coding sequence ATGTCACCTAAGAAAATCAATCGAATAAGAGAAATTTTAGAGGAGAAAGGCTTAAAAAATAAAGATTTAATAATCCATTTTAAAATAAAGAAAGAAACAGTTTCACGATGGATTAATAATAAACAACAACCTACTTTAAATACATTAAACGACTTAGCAGAGTTTTTGCAAGTAGATATTAGAGACTTACTCTATCCAAGTGAATGGATGAATAAAAAATCGTAG
- a CDS encoding polysaccharide biosynthesis protein, which produces MDIVGLRKYFKKDSPRWVILLIDMMIVIFCFFLSNFVINSFKGRFTVELMVKKSILIGAVYYLSFLYFKTYRGIVRQTGFRDAWGIFKAVFAAWAVLMLVSTVIRFNYERTAEISEYLRPSYAVLFTHAFFTTVCLVAARIFYRTIYESFFFSGREVENVLIFGAGNMGNTTLNLLRNDTRRKVKVVAFADDNPNRIGKMINGYKIISMVRLTKEFVEKLKVDSIIIALDDNNKERVSRISSQIEPLPVKLKIMPTSARLMSGKVATRQLRTLKIDDLLGREAIKLENPVVHEMMRERVILVTGGAGSIGSELVRQISFTDFDKLLVIDQAESALYDIQQELKANCHKDTLFMVGNVRDRQFMESVFEHYRPQIVFHAAAYKHVPLMEQNPYESILTNVWGSKNLADMADKYGVEKFVMVSTDKAVNPTNVMGATKRAAEIYVSALNRQSKTNFIVTRFGNVLGSNGSVIPLFEKQLKRGGPLTVTHQDITRYFMTIPEACQLVQEAAVMGQGGEIYVFDMGQPVKIMDLAIRMIRLKGYNYPEDIGIEVTGLRPGEKIYEELLADNENTTKTHHQKIMIARVRTEELDVNKQRIEHLCAQVANQFANHNPMVLVELIKEIVPEYISQNSIFEKLDKIN; this is translated from the coding sequence ATGGACATAGTTGGACTGAGAAAGTATTTCAAGAAAGACAGCCCTAGGTGGGTTATCTTGCTGATCGATATGATGATAGTGATTTTTTGCTTTTTCCTATCGAATTTTGTGATTAATAGTTTCAAGGGAAGATTCACTGTGGAGCTGATGGTCAAGAAGTCCATTTTGATCGGGGCTGTTTACTACTTGTCCTTTCTATATTTCAAGACATATCGCGGTATTGTAAGGCAGACTGGTTTTCGGGATGCTTGGGGGATTTTCAAGGCTGTATTTGCGGCTTGGGCTGTGCTGATGTTGGTTTCAACGGTTATACGCTTCAATTATGAGCGTACGGCGGAAATCAGTGAATACCTACGTCCATCGTATGCCGTATTGTTTACACATGCATTCTTTACAACGGTATGTCTGGTGGCGGCAAGGATTTTTTACCGCACCATCTATGAGAGCTTTTTCTTTAGCGGTCGTGAGGTTGAGAATGTGCTGATCTTTGGTGCCGGCAATATGGGAAACACCACCTTGAACTTATTGCGCAATGATACGCGCAGAAAGGTAAAGGTGGTGGCATTTGCAGATGATAATCCCAACAGAATCGGTAAGATGATCAATGGCTATAAGATTATAAGCATGGTTCGCTTGACGAAGGAATTTGTTGAGAAACTGAAGGTGGACAGCATCATTATCGCGTTGGATGACAACAACAAGGAAAGGGTTTCACGTATTTCTTCTCAAATAGAGCCATTGCCAGTTAAGCTGAAGATCATGCCTACTTCGGCAAGGTTGATGAGTGGCAAGGTAGCTACTCGACAATTGCGTACCTTGAAGATCGATGATCTATTGGGCAGGGAGGCCATAAAACTTGAGAATCCTGTTGTCCATGAAATGATGCGCGAACGCGTGATCTTGGTTACGGGTGGAGCGGGATCTATTGGCTCAGAGCTGGTTCGTCAGATCAGCTTTACGGATTTTGATAAGCTGTTAGTTATAGACCAGGCTGAGTCAGCACTATATGATATTCAGCAGGAGTTAAAGGCGAACTGCCACAAGGATACTTTATTTATGGTCGGCAATGTTCGCGATCGTCAGTTTATGGAATCTGTCTTTGAACATTATAGACCACAGATTGTATTCCATGCAGCTGCCTATAAGCATGTTCCTTTGATGGAGCAGAATCCTTATGAGTCTATCTTGACCAATGTTTGGGGTTCAAAGAACCTTGCCGACATGGCTGATAAATATGGGGTTGAGAAATTCGTGATGGTATCTACGGACAAAGCGGTGAACCCAACGAATGTCATGGGGGCAACGAAGAGAGCAGCGGAAATCTATGTCTCTGCACTGAACAGACAGAGCAAAACCAATTTTATTGTGACTCGTTTTGGGAACGTTTTGGGCTCGAACGGTTCGGTTATTCCATTGTTTGAGAAGCAGCTGAAACGTGGTGGTCCATTGACAGTAACCCATCAAGATATTACGCGTTATTTTATGACCATTCCGGAGGCCTGTCAATTAGTGCAGGAGGCTGCGGTAATGGGTCAGGGCGGTGAGATTTATGTATTCGATATGGGACAACCTGTCAAGATCATGGATCTTGCGATACGTATGATCCGACTGAAAGGTTATAATTATCCTGAAGACATCGGTATTGAAGTGACAGGCCTGCGTCCGGGTGAAAAGATCTATGAGGAGCTGCTAGCGGACAATGAAAACACCACCAAAACGCATCATCAGAAAATTATGATCGCCAGGGTAAGGACCGAAGAACTGGATGTCAATAAGCAACGAATTGAGCACCTATGTGCTCAAGTAGCCAACCAATTCGCTAACCATAACCCAATGGTATTGGTTGAGCTAATCAAGGAAATCGTACCAGAATATATCTCACAGAATTCTATTTTTGAGAAGCTCGATAAAATTAATTAA
- a CDS encoding DUF6266 family protein: MTGSEPSEKQMLQRHKFRVGLDFMKMVKQAFEVGHIGVRFTRTTVYSETFGHVLNDVIVGEYPNFRIDHSKVEISKGPLLRLHDLKWASTAEGKIKVSWSNDRNLFNSDDTDQVIVLLMDKERELVWLYGAVQRKDLMMELSLTSSSDRKNLIAWAFVYNEESRRCSDSEFLSEITEEVVE; the protein is encoded by the coding sequence ATGACTGGCAGTGAGCCCTCGGAAAAGCAGATGCTGCAGCGACATAAGTTCAGGGTAGGTCTGGATTTTATGAAGATGGTGAAGCAGGCATTTGAGGTTGGGCATATCGGTGTTAGGTTTACCAGGACAACTGTGTACTCAGAAACTTTTGGGCATGTCCTGAATGATGTGATCGTAGGAGAATATCCCAATTTCAGGATCGATCACAGCAAGGTAGAGATCAGTAAGGGACCTTTGTTGCGGCTGCATGACCTCAAATGGGCCAGTACTGCGGAGGGAAAGATCAAGGTGAGCTGGAGCAATGACCGGAACCTGTTCAATTCTGACGATACCGACCAGGTCATCGTGTTGCTGATGGACAAGGAAAGGGAGTTGGTCTGGCTGTATGGAGCGGTTCAGCGCAAGGACCTGATGATGGAGCTGAGTCTGACATCAAGCTCAGACCGGAAGAATTTAATTGCTTGGGCCTTTGTGTACAATGAGGAATCTCGGAGGTGTTCCGACAGTGAATTCCTATCGGAGATCACAGAAGAAGTGGTAGAGTAA
- a CDS encoding GumC family protein: protein MDQEKYSLGQKISSPLGQLMILPQNNKKLYNDLIISFSPVNSIVEDLMKDVIVEPNNEKQSYVVNFSLESKNISKAELILNSLIDQYNKDVTNDRSQLTRATSDFIDSRLEIISKDLAAADSKVADYKDNNNLVDMNSEVQLYMQNASENEKKLIEFETQLQLADMMRQAVNPSNPQLLPSNIGLNDLSVENTVKNYNDLILEREDLLKSATPENPVVQNITKNINEIGANLGTSLNNYRQVLQSNVNSLRSQKNKFEGKLNQLPNQERGFKDISRQQQIVESLYLFLLQKREETEIKASATPANLKVIDEAYGSDKPVAPRKVIILLGSLIIGFLLPLGILYLKFLMDNKVHSRKDIEEKFNAPILGEIPASDDPVVKDNDRSSLAEAFRILRTNIAFMLGAKKDSAVIFVTSTTSGEGKSFVSTNLSRILAMSGKRVLLIGADIRSPKVLDYLGLSHLQHTNIGITQYLINPDMPVDNIIIRKPAPYDFDIIYSGYIAPNPAELLMNGHFKEVIEYGRENYDFVIVDTAPVSLVTDTLLISEFADLTMYVTRANYLDKRLLNVPKELYEDGKLRNMAVVLNDVDFARGYGYGYGYGYGYGYVDASSVSLRAKIGKQFKKLFKKKK, encoded by the coding sequence ATGGACCAAGAAAAATACTCTTTAGGTCAGAAGATATCTTCCCCCTTAGGACAATTGATGATTTTGCCACAAAATAACAAAAAGTTGTATAATGACTTAATCATCAGTTTTTCCCCTGTTAATAGTATTGTTGAAGATTTGATGAAGGATGTTATTGTTGAGCCCAATAATGAAAAACAATCTTATGTTGTAAATTTTTCACTTGAAAGCAAAAATATAAGTAAAGCTGAATTGATTTTGAATTCCTTAATTGATCAATATAATAAAGATGTAACCAATGACAGGTCACAACTTACTAGAGCGACATCTGATTTTATTGATTCAAGATTAGAAATTATTTCTAAAGATCTTGCAGCGGCAGATTCTAAAGTTGCTGATTATAAAGACAACAATAATTTGGTTGACATGAACTCTGAAGTTCAACTATATATGCAAAATGCTTCAGAAAACGAAAAGAAACTAATTGAATTTGAAACTCAACTTCAATTAGCTGATATGATGAGGCAAGCAGTAAATCCTTCTAATCCTCAACTATTGCCTTCTAATATTGGATTAAATGATTTATCAGTAGAAAATACTGTGAAGAATTATAACGATTTAATTTTGGAAAGAGAGGATTTATTAAAATCTGCCACACCTGAAAATCCCGTAGTTCAAAATATAACTAAAAATATTAATGAAATTGGAGCAAATTTAGGTACTTCTTTAAATAATTATAGACAGGTTCTGCAAAGTAATGTAAATTCTTTAAGAAGTCAAAAAAATAAATTTGAAGGAAAGTTAAATCAGTTGCCTAATCAAGAAAGAGGGTTTAAAGACATCTCTAGGCAGCAACAGATTGTTGAATCTTTATACTTATTCTTATTACAAAAGAGAGAAGAAACTGAAATTAAAGCCTCAGCTACTCCCGCAAATCTTAAAGTGATTGATGAAGCGTACGGTTCTGATAAACCTGTTGCTCCAAGAAAAGTAATTATTTTGTTAGGATCTTTGATTATAGGATTTCTTCTACCTCTTGGTATTCTTTATCTAAAATTCTTAATGGACAATAAGGTTCATTCAAGGAAAGATATTGAGGAGAAATTCAATGCTCCTATATTAGGCGAGATTCCGGCTTCTGATGATCCAGTAGTTAAAGATAATGATAGGTCTTCATTAGCAGAAGCATTCCGGATCTTGCGCACCAATATTGCTTTTATGTTGGGAGCAAAGAAGGATTCAGCTGTAATCTTTGTAACTTCAACTACATCAGGTGAAGGTAAATCATTTGTTTCTACTAATCTTTCCAGAATTCTAGCTATGTCTGGTAAGAGAGTTTTATTGATTGGTGCTGATATTCGTTCTCCAAAAGTATTGGATTATCTAGGCTTATCCCATTTACAGCATACCAATATTGGTATTACACAGTATTTGATCAATCCGGATATGCCTGTGGATAATATTATTATACGCAAGCCTGCCCCTTATGATTTTGATATTATCTATTCAGGATATATTGCTCCTAACCCGGCAGAGCTTTTGATGAATGGCCACTTTAAAGAAGTAATTGAGTACGGACGTGAAAATTATGACTTTGTTATTGTAGATACAGCTCCAGTGAGTTTAGTAACCGATACCTTATTAATCTCTGAATTTGCAGATCTGACTATGTATGTTACTAGAGCGAATTACCTAGATAAACGCTTATTGAATGTTCCTAAGGAACTATATGAAGATGGCAAACTTCGCAATATGGCAGTTGTTTTAAATGATGTTGACTTTGCTAGGGGATATGGATATGGTTATGGCTACGGTTATGGTTATGGCTATGTTGATGCGAGTTCAGTATCATTAAGAGCTAAAATTGGTAAGCAATTTAAAAAGCTTTTCAAAAAGAAAAAATAA
- a CDS encoding Wzz/FepE/Etk N-terminal domain-containing protein — protein sequence MVNSSNQDNLSKENQEINLKHLFEQYIYYWKWFFVSVLLFGILALIYLRYADKIYKVDSKILLQDESKATGELSGLTEIANLTGGPASAFVMDQIDVIKSRRIFRKVVDQNRLNIVYQYKGNVKNSELTEQQSPVKLVVLDPNNSKLDSIKYSFTLSQKNGEFLFDDEINGPRKILFRSEDIFPLRTIDDFATK from the coding sequence ATGGTTAATTCGTCAAATCAAGACAATTTAAGTAAGGAAAATCAAGAAATAAATTTAAAACATTTATTTGAGCAATATATTTATTATTGGAAGTGGTTTTTTGTATCTGTTTTGTTATTCGGTATTTTAGCATTGATTTATCTTCGATATGCCGATAAAATATATAAAGTTGATTCAAAAATTTTGTTGCAAGACGAAAGTAAAGCCACAGGAGAGCTATCTGGATTAACCGAAATAGCAAATCTTACTGGAGGTCCTGCTTCTGCTTTTGTAATGGACCAGATTGATGTAATTAAATCTAGAAGAATATTTAGGAAAGTTGTTGATCAAAATCGATTAAATATTGTATATCAGTATAAAGGAAATGTTAAAAACTCTGAATTAACTGAGCAACAATCCCCAGTGAAATTAGTTGTTTTAGATCCAAATAATTCTAAACTAGATTCAATAAAATACAGTTTTACTTTATCTCAGAAAAATGGAGAATTTTTATTTGATGATGAAATTAATGGACCAAGAAAAATACTCTTTAGGTCAGAAGATATCTTCCCCCTTAGGACAATTGATGATTTTGCCACAAAATAA
- a CDS encoding polysaccharide biosynthesis/export family protein yields the protein MRIFLFIIVGLSLFSSCASRKDLVYFQPDSTALNSSFNINAPTLKPGDILTISVSADDEKAALPFNQIGAYQNGVFQNTSLFVPTYTIDANGDINFPKLGNIKLAGLTRVGAINLLKSKISQYIIDPGVNINIQNFRITVLGEVVRPGAFPVQNDRITILEALGMAGDLTINGVRKNVLVIREEDGVKKEYRVDLTKRDALNSPVYYLAQNDVIYVEPNGARVQSSKYTQNTSVFVSIASLIITIVAVIVR from the coding sequence ATGCGTATTTTTCTGTTTATAATAGTTGGACTAAGTTTATTTTCTTCTTGTGCTTCAAGAAAGGATTTAGTCTATTTTCAACCAGATTCAACAGCCTTGAACTCTAGTTTTAATATAAATGCACCTACTTTGAAACCTGGTGATATATTAACGATTTCAGTTTCTGCAGATGATGAAAAGGCTGCGCTACCATTCAATCAAATTGGTGCATATCAAAATGGGGTATTTCAAAATACTAGTTTGTTTGTTCCTACTTATACTATTGATGCAAATGGCGATATAAATTTTCCGAAATTAGGTAATATTAAATTAGCTGGATTGACAAGGGTAGGTGCGATAAATTTATTAAAATCTAAAATTTCCCAATATATAATTGACCCGGGAGTAAACATAAATATTCAAAATTTCAGAATTACTGTTTTAGGCGAAGTTGTACGTCCTGGTGCTTTTCCCGTTCAAAATGATAGGATAACAATTCTGGAGGCATTAGGAATGGCTGGTGATTTGACAATAAATGGAGTTCGAAAAAATGTACTAGTAATAAGAGAAGAAGATGGAGTTAAAAAAGAATATAGAGTCGATTTAACTAAACGAGATGCTCTAAATTCACCAGTATATTATCTAGCCCAAAATGATGTAATTTATGTGGAACCTAATGGTGCTAGAGTTCAATCCTCAAAATATACACAAAACACTTCCGTTTTTGTTTCCATTGCAAGTTTAATTATAACTATCGTTGCGGTAATTGTTCGCTAA